The following coding sequences lie in one Arachis hypogaea cultivar Tifrunner chromosome 4, arahy.Tifrunner.gnm2.J5K5, whole genome shotgun sequence genomic window:
- the LOC112743431 gene encoding uncharacterized protein, with translation MEFKEAVREYYIQEGRRIWFKKNDNVRMRAVCKDASCGWLVYASNNTENNCWQIKTFMDDHTCARETKNRLANRKWLACKLVKKLRKYPNLRHSEAAQYFKTKCDLELNKSSLTRALGDARSVVYGDATAQYGMVRDYGLTLLKSNPGSTVTVGVIPQPNPDDDPVFEKMYVCLEGCKKGFLAGCRPLIGLDGAFLKTRHGGQILSAIGQDANNHIYVIAYAIVPVENTEN, from the coding sequence ATGGAGTTCAAAGAGGCTGTGCGTGAGTATTACATACAAGAGGGTAGAAGGATTTGGTTTAAGAAGAACGATAACGTGAGGATGAGAGCTGTGTGTAAGGATGCGAGCTGTGGCTGGCTTGTGTATGCCTCTAACAATACTGAGAACAATTGCTGGCAGATCAAGACATTCATGGATGACCACACCTGTGCAAGAGAGACCAAAAACAGACTAGCTAATAGGAAGTGGCTAGCCTGCAAATTGGTGAAGAAACTAAGAAAATACCCGAATCTGAGACACTCCGAGGCTGCACAATATTTTAAGACTAAATGTGATCTGGAACTAAACAAGTCTTCACTGACCAGGGCCTTAGGAGATGCTAGATCTGTTGTGTACGGTGATGCAACTGCCCAATATGGCATGGTGAGAGATTATGGGCTGACACTGTTGAAGAGCAATCCAGGATCCACTGTCACAGTTGGGGTTATACCTCAGCCTAACCCTGATGATGATCCAGTTTTCGAGAAGATGTATGTCTGTTTGGAGGGATGTAAAAAAGGATTTCTAGCTGGTTGCAGACCCCTCATAGGCTTGGATGGGGCTTTTCTGAAGACCCGGCATGGTGGTCAGATATTGTCTGCAATTGGCCAAGATGCAAACAATCATATATATGTTATTGCCTATGCAATTGTCCCTGTTGAGAACACTGAAAACTAG